A region from the Vicia villosa cultivar HV-30 ecotype Madison, WI linkage group LG3, Vvil1.0, whole genome shotgun sequence genome encodes:
- the LOC131659016 gene encoding uncharacterized protein LOC131659016: protein MSNDHYFSVSSYYKALCKTHIPLDPANRFDLAFSLMWKIDVPLKVRAFRWRCFWNRIPTKDLLNHRGILPPSTNLLCAFCNVLPEFSCHSLLDCQKVVGVWKEIAGWLGLPHVVNVGFKECFLSWRNSCLFLKFKGGEEGCAWLAVLWSLWICRNDIFFKEGEWNARDVSWNCKV from the coding sequence ATGTCGAATGACCATTATTTTTCCGTGTCTTCTTATTACAAGGCTTTATGCAAGACTCATATTCCATTAGATCCGGCAAATCGCTTTGATCTAGCTTTTTCTCTTATGTGGAAGATTGATGTCCCCTTGAAGGTTCGTGCTTTCCGTTGGCGTTGTTTTTGGAATAGGATTCCAACTAAGGATTTGCTCAATCATAGAGGTATTCTTCCTCCTTCTACCAATCTCCTTTGCGCTTTTTGCAATGTTCTTCCCGAATTTTCTTGTCACTCTCTTTTGGATTGTCAAAAAGTTGTTGGAGTTTGGAAGGAAATCGCCGGATGGTTGGGTTTGCCTCATGTTGTTAATGTGGGTTTCAAAGAATGCTTTCTTTCATGGCGTAATTCATGTCTCTTCTTGAAATTCAAAGGAGGGGAGGAGGGGTGTGCTTGGCTAGCCGTTTTATGGTCTCTTTGGATTTGTAGGAATGATATTTTTTTCAAGGAGGGTGAGTGGAATGCTAGAGATGTTTCATGGAATTGcaaagtgtag